The following proteins come from a genomic window of Anguilla rostrata isolate EN2019 chromosome 17, ASM1855537v3, whole genome shotgun sequence:
- the si:dkey-43p13.5 gene encoding homeobox protein unc-4: protein MPHPRYSGWQLEELEKAFESMRYPDISMREVLALRLDLIEARIQVWFQNRRAKMRRRMKLQGQVAERKVKGDGEEIGNGPKPKKVLIQTATSEKNTYHKYTEHLFKAQPLWMPERTMEVS, encoded by the exons ATGCCGCACCCGCG CTACAGTGGctggcagctggaggagctggagaaggcctTCGAAAGCATGCGTTACCCAGACATCTCCATGAGAGAGGTGCTAGCTCTTCGGCTGGACCTCATCGAGGCTAGAATCCAG GTGTGGTTTCAGAACCGCAGAGCGAAGATGAGGAGGCGGATGAAGCTGCAGGGTCAGGTAGCGGAGCGAAAGGTCAAAGGGGACGGGGAGGAAATCGGCAACGGACCCAAACCAAAG AAGGTCCTGATCCAGACAGCAACGTCGGAGAAAAATACATATCATAAATACACTGAGCACCTGTTTAAGGCACAGCCCCTGTGGATGCCTGAAAGGACAATGGAGGTTTCCTAG
- the LOC135243533 gene encoding uncharacterized protein LOC135243533 — protein sequence MKIIHNTVNMPSVILVFFIELVSLIWCVPLNVSKLNCFNDYVTTMVCDFTSDKFLNCSGYSLDFQSPNMDSYKCSLINSEEDVNYYRSKCGCTVELPEFVNAEEYRVNLTEGGKVINSTIITAVDNIKPKAPDILLVMPMENGNYKVTWNTNYPDYNGLSDNLEIELSYKKKGEPDKAARNVSASLPFHEILGSDLEPSSKYVVKARSHSTHYNTQFSDWSREVEWTSPAPVGSVLKAVIPVLCVLLVINICALYWCLTRLKAKWWDKIPAPKNDIKNTLPRNFENFIPKDYDLPAYHTDLLTIDETEEKPRPTPSTSESEQDSLYKNVSSHVLAKDSGVFSSDGGLSDSAGSCSSSESGYKNVLYSRLSATSTQNGGSPELPGSGTPFFPAPPTPGCDIFPIYSEVEVLKAPSPDFQKTRQTPDSSRKASGMTTDCKYCAASTPPGEESFSPHILGTMLLLEACGNITRADDGYESFAKAVSRDALGKANFPACTLEPCEDGYQDLQTILENRTDWHSEAGKADREASSAEGPEKSSGQERELSQCPKWDILESITSCASPFMQKSSMESSANPALTTCPIIQIYTDSSYHRV from the exons ATGAAGATAATACATAACACTGTAAATATGCCATCTGTAATCCTCGTGTTTTTCATCGAGCTTGTTTCACTGATATGGTGTG TACCTTTGAACGTTTCAAAACTAAATTGCTTTAATGACTATGTCACAACAATGGTTTGCGACTTCACCTCCGACAAGTTCCTCAACTGCAGTGGATATAGCTTAGACTTTCAATCACCAAATATGGA CTCTTACAAATGCAGTTTAATAAACTCTGAAGAAGATGTAAATTATTATCGGTCCAAATGTGGATGCACAGTTGAATTGCCGGAGTTTGTTAACGCTGAGGAATACAGAGTGAATCTGACGGAAGGAGGGAAAGTCATAAATTCAACAATTATCACTGCGGTAGACAACA TCAAGCCCAAAgcccctgatatattattggtGATGCcaatggaaaatggaaactACAAAGTGACATGGAACACAAATTACCCTGACTATAATGGCCTTTCTGACAACTTAGAGATTGAGCTGAGCTACAAAAAGAAAGGAGAACCAGACAAG gCTGCAAGGAACGTAAGTGCCTCTCTGCCTTTTCATGAAATACTAGGCAGCGATTTAGAGCCAAGCAGCAAATACGTTGTGAAGGCGAGATCGCACTCCACCCATTACAACACCCAGTTCAGCGACTGGAGCCGGGAAGTGGAGTGGACCAGCC CTGCCCCTGTTGGGAGCGTGTTGAAAGCCGTCATCCCCGTCCTTTGTGTACTGCTCGTCATCAACATCTGCGCTCTCTATTGGTGCCTCACTCG ACTCAAGGCTAAGTGGTGGGATAAAATTCCTGCTCCGAAGAATGACATAAAAAACACGCTTCCGCGAAATTTCGAG AATTTTATCCCGAAAGATTACGATCTACCCGCCTACCACACTGACCTTCTGACCATTGATGAAACCGAGGAAAAGCCAAG GCCTACTCCAAGCACATCGGAAAGCGAGCAAGATAGCCTGTATAAGAATGTCTCCAGCCACGTGTTGGCGAAGGACAGCGGCGTCTTCTCGTCCGACGGCGGGTTGAGCGATTCTGCGGGTTCTTGCAGTTCCTCTGAATCAGGGTACAAAAACGTCCTTTACTCCAGGCTGTCGGCAACCTCTACGCAAAACGGCGGTTCTCCAGAGCTGCCAGGTAGCGGGACCCCCTTCTTCCCGGCTCCACCCACGCCGGGCTGTGACATTTTCCCCATCTACAGCGAAGTTGAGGTTCTGAAGGCACCCAGTCCAGACTTCCAGAAGACCCGGCAAACCCCTGATTCGTCGAGAAAAGCTTCCGGAATGACCACGGACTGTAAGTATTGTGCGGCCAGCACGCCTCCAGGGGAGGAATCCTTCAGCCCGCACATCCTGGGCACCATGCTGCTTCTGGAAGCCTGTGGAAACATCACCAGAGCTGATGATGGATACGAAAGCTTTGCCAAGGCGGTCAGCAGAGATGCTCTGGGAAAGGCTAATTTCCCAGCGTGCACACTGGAACCCTGTGAAGATGGCTACCAGGATCTTCAGACCATTTTAGAAAACAGAACTGACTGGCACTCTGAAGCAGGCAAAGCAGATAGGGAGGCCTCTTCAGCGGAGGGTCCAGAGAAGAGTTCTGGGCAGGAACGGGAGCTCTCGCAATGCCCTAAATGGGATATTTTGGAGTCCATCACCTCATGTGCCTCCCCGTTCATGCAAAAAAGCAGCATGGAAAGCTCCGCTAATCCTGCTTTGACTACATGTCCCATTATTCAAATTTACACAGACAGTTCCTACCATAGAGTGTAG